From Sediminispirochaeta bajacaliforniensis DSM 16054, the proteins below share one genomic window:
- the rbfA gene encoding 30S ribosome-binding factor RbfA, which produces MAENIRLRRVESSIQNEIGMMILRQMIKDPRVTETMTVTRVEVSKDIAYAKVYISSLAGEHSLEEGVQALNHAAGFIQARVARQIKTKNTPKLRFFEDHSIELGVEMTRKLEELDR; this is translated from the coding sequence ATGGCTGAAAACATACGGCTGAGAAGGGTCGAATCTTCCATTCAAAATGAGATTGGAATGATGATCCTTCGGCAGATGATTAAGGACCCCCGTGTTACCGAAACTATGACGGTAACACGGGTGGAAGTTTCCAAGGATATCGCCTATGCAAAGGTATATATCTCATCGCTGGCGGGGGAGCACTCCCTTGAAGAGGGAGTGCAGGCGCTTAATCACGCTGCCGGTTTTATTCAGGCTCGCGTAGCCCGTCAAATAAAGACGAAAAATACCCCAAAACTCCGTTTTTTTGAAGATCATTCGATCGAACTTGGAGTCGAGATGACCAGGAAGCTTGAGGAGTTGGACCGCTAA
- the truB gene encoding tRNA pseudouridine(55) synthase TruB, with protein sequence MRSSGLILIDKPEGVTSFGALYPIKKRLGKGIKVGHTGTLDKFASGLLVVCAGSYTRLAGFITTEDKSYEATILFGSQTDTLDPEGRVIRQEPLPCRDKLFSVIHDFTGNILQKPPFFSALHVKGERAYKRALRGESVEMTPRHVTIHNLEIMAFDGKKAVIRVTCSKGTYIRSLARDIALAAGSCGYLLSLRRTQLGRFAVCDAVAPELFDPDRHLAGGYRWFSEMQDRFAVARVDGAMHRRITNGIMPPQTFLSKLFTAETERALDRHYLLFSEEGALAASLNRSEKGFAFDFVVGT encoded by the coding sequence TTGAGATCCTCTGGGCTTATTCTTATAGATAAACCCGAAGGAGTTACCTCTTTCGGAGCACTGTATCCAATAAAAAAACGACTCGGAAAAGGAATAAAAGTCGGTCATACAGGAACGCTTGATAAATTTGCCTCTGGTCTGCTCGTTGTATGCGCCGGAAGCTACACACGGCTTGCCGGTTTTATCACGACGGAAGATAAAAGCTACGAAGCAACCATTCTTTTCGGCAGTCAAACCGACACTCTCGACCCCGAAGGGCGCGTTATTCGCCAAGAGCCGCTCCCTTGTCGGGATAAGCTTTTTTCCGTAATTCATGACTTCACTGGTAATATATTACAGAAGCCGCCGTTTTTTTCGGCACTTCATGTAAAGGGAGAGCGGGCCTATAAACGTGCTCTGCGCGGAGAATCGGTGGAGATGACTCCACGGCATGTGACAATTCATAATCTTGAAATTATGGCTTTCGATGGGAAGAAAGCCGTAATCAGGGTAACCTGCTCAAAAGGAACCTATATACGATCCCTTGCCAGAGATATTGCCCTTGCTGCCGGATCTTGTGGCTACCTTCTTTCCCTTCGGAGGACCCAACTGGGACGGTTTGCGGTTTGTGATGCGGTCGCCCCGGAACTCTTTGATCCCGATCGCCATCTTGCAGGTGGGTATCGATGGTTCTCCGAGATGCAGGATCGCTTTGCCGTTGCCCGTGTCGATGGGGCCATGCACAGGCGTATCACCAACGGAATTATGCCTCCACAGACTTTTCTCTCCAAGCTATTTACGGCCGAAACGGAAAGGGCTTTGGATCGGCATTACCTCCTTTTTTCCGAAGAAGGAGCACTTGCTGCTTCTCTCAATCGTAGCGAAAAGGGGTTTGCCTTTGACTTTGTGGTTGGAACATAG
- a CDS encoding FAD synthetase family protein: protein MGIYSWAEFIEDPPHISQQSTISVGVFDGVHAGHKLLISCMERFPHTQKWIFTFSENPRRILRSGHFPGDLMTRFQKIEELKRLGITNIVLIDFSNDFSKLTGKDFFTAIIKRIPVQAVVLGDNFRCGRGGSASAYDVRGFLTSRNIEVMIPQPLAWRNRTISSTRIRAAIQEGDFVSVRMMTERAFTLDVADLPQRMGVKAITIDKKDVQQVLPPPGSYQVYISKNGEQAVLTTLSIDEAFVRWIRPNCYKGPVHNIQFVTNEE, encoded by the coding sequence ATGGGTATCTACTCCTGGGCAGAATTCATAGAAGATCCGCCGCATATTTCGCAGCAGTCGACAATCAGTGTAGGGGTCTTCGACGGGGTCCATGCCGGGCATAAACTGCTTATTTCTTGCATGGAGCGTTTCCCTCATACTCAGAAATGGATCTTTACCTTTTCCGAAAATCCGCGCCGTATATTGCGTTCCGGACACTTTCCCGGTGATCTTATGACAAGGTTCCAGAAGATAGAGGAGCTTAAGCGCTTGGGAATCACCAATATCGTTCTCATTGACTTTTCCAATGATTTCAGTAAACTGACAGGGAAAGATTTCTTTACTGCGATTATCAAGCGTATCCCGGTACAGGCCGTTGTGCTTGGCGATAATTTTCGTTGCGGGAGAGGCGGTTCTGCCAGTGCGTACGATGTTCGGGGTTTTCTGACATCCCGTAACATCGAGGTAATGATTCCACAGCCTTTGGCATGGCGGAACAGAACAATAAGCAGTACGCGTATCCGAGCGGCAATTCAGGAAGGCGATTTTGTCTCCGTTCGGATGATGACAGAAAGAGCTTTCACTCTCGACGTGGCCGACCTACCTCAACGTATGGGAGTAAAAGCCATTACCATAGACAAAAAGGATGTACAGCAGGTCCTGCCGCCACCAGGGTCCTATCAGGTGTACATTTCGAAAAACGGTGAGCAAGCCGTTTTAACGACGCTTTCTATTGATGAAGCGTTCGTCAGATGGATCAGGCCCAACTGCTACAAAGGTCCTGTCCACAATATTCAATTCGTAACGAACGAGGAGTGA
- the rpsO gene encoding 30S ribosomal protein S15: protein MLTKEKKLEIIKEFGGNEKNSGSTEVQVALLTARIEDLTEHFKTHKKDHASRRGLLKLVGQRRKLLKYLKRVNLDGYRALIEKLNLRK from the coding sequence ATGTTGACCAAGGAAAAGAAGCTGGAGATCATCAAAGAGTTTGGCGGAAATGAGAAAAATAGTGGTTCGACCGAAGTTCAGGTGGCCCTTCTTACCGCTCGGATTGAAGACTTGACCGAGCATTTCAAGACACATAAAAAAGACCACGCGAGCAGGAGAGGTCTGCTCAAACTTGTAGGCCAGCGAAGAAAACTTTTGAAATACCTTAAGCGTGTTAACCTTGACGGGTATAGGGCGCTGATCGAAAAGCTCAACCTCAGAAAATAG
- the pnp gene encoding polyribonucleotide nucleotidyltransferase, translating to MPHQVTVSIGGRDLILETGRMAKQANGAVFAKYEGSAVLATVCCGSSPMESLDFVPLQVEYNEKYYAAGKIPGGFLKREGRPKDKEILVSRLIDRPMRPLFSKDFKRELQIIPTTVSADQINPPDIVAMNAASAAVCVSDIPFAGPVGAVRIANVDDELIINPSFDQISRCTLEIVVSGTKDGITMVEGGAKEVPEELLLSAIALAEPAIKKLCEAQEQLMALAGKEKLPLVVEEKKLERRQEMWDFAYPKMEAACFVKGKMNRGAAVKTVKTETAEAFAGDLNEDNERLFNALMEEMETKVVRSSILDKGVRTDGRDLETVRPITCEVGILDRAHGSALFTRGETQSLAVTTLGTVYDEQMMDNIDGDKTYENFMLHYNFPPFSVGETGRLTTGRREIGHGHLAHRALEAVLPQKKDFPYTIRVVSEILESNGSSSMATVCGGTLSLLHAGVPIRKPVAGIAMGLVSEGDRAAVLTDILGEEDHLGDMDFKVAGTEDGITAFQMDIKIAGISSDLMKRALEQAKKGRMHILGIMNATLKEPVSDVSDFAPKILSLKVDVDKIGAIIGPGGKTIKAIAEQSGSEVNIDDNGTVTIFGKTKEKAEKAREFIKAIVEEPEVGKIYEGTVKRIMDFGAFVEILPGKEGLCHISKLSRKRVNSVSDVLAVDQKIPVKLIEIDRQGRLNLSYIDALEAEEAK from the coding sequence ATGCCACATCAAGTAACAGTTTCTATCGGTGGAAGGGATTTGATTCTGGAAACCGGACGAATGGCGAAGCAGGCAAACGGTGCCGTATTTGCCAAATATGAGGGTAGTGCGGTTCTTGCAACCGTCTGCTGCGGAAGTAGTCCCATGGAGAGTCTTGATTTTGTACCTCTCCAGGTAGAATATAATGAGAAATATTATGCCGCCGGGAAGATACCCGGTGGCTTTCTAAAACGAGAAGGACGACCGAAGGATAAAGAAATTCTTGTAAGTCGTCTTATCGATCGCCCTATGAGGCCTCTTTTTTCCAAAGACTTCAAGCGGGAACTCCAAATCATCCCGACAACGGTGAGTGCTGATCAGATTAATCCACCCGATATTGTCGCCATGAACGCCGCGAGTGCCGCGGTTTGCGTATCTGATATTCCCTTTGCCGGCCCCGTGGGTGCCGTACGTATTGCCAATGTCGATGACGAGCTGATCATCAACCCAAGCTTCGATCAGATATCCCGATGTACCTTGGAAATTGTGGTAAGTGGTACCAAAGATGGTATTACCATGGTAGAAGGTGGTGCAAAAGAGGTTCCTGAAGAACTCCTGCTGTCGGCCATCGCACTTGCCGAACCGGCCATCAAAAAGCTTTGTGAAGCCCAGGAACAGCTTATGGCTCTGGCCGGCAAAGAGAAACTTCCTCTGGTCGTTGAAGAGAAGAAACTTGAAAGACGACAGGAGATGTGGGATTTTGCTTATCCCAAGATGGAAGCCGCCTGTTTTGTAAAGGGCAAGATGAACCGGGGTGCTGCCGTTAAGACCGTGAAGACGGAAACGGCGGAGGCTTTTGCCGGCGATTTGAATGAAGATAATGAACGCCTTTTCAATGCCCTGATGGAAGAGATGGAAACAAAGGTGGTCCGCAGTTCTATTCTCGATAAGGGAGTACGAACCGACGGACGGGACCTTGAAACCGTTCGCCCCATCACCTGTGAAGTGGGGATTCTTGACAGAGCCCACGGAAGTGCCCTTTTTACCAGAGGAGAGACCCAGTCTCTTGCGGTGACGACCCTGGGAACCGTCTACGACGAGCAGATGATGGACAATATCGATGGTGATAAGACCTACGAAAATTTCATGCTCCATTACAACTTCCCACCCTTTTCGGTTGGAGAAACGGGGCGTCTTACCACAGGTAGACGGGAGATAGGCCATGGGCATTTGGCCCACAGAGCCCTTGAAGCCGTTTTACCCCAGAAAAAGGATTTTCCCTATACCATACGTGTGGTAAGTGAGATCCTCGAATCCAACGGCTCTTCTTCAATGGCCACCGTTTGCGGCGGAACCTTGAGCCTGCTTCATGCCGGAGTTCCCATAAGAAAGCCTGTCGCCGGTATTGCCATGGGCTTGGTTAGTGAAGGGGATCGGGCAGCCGTTCTCACCGACATCCTTGGTGAGGAAGATCACCTCGGTGACATGGATTTTAAGGTTGCCGGAACCGAAGACGGTATAACCGCCTTTCAGATGGATATAAAAATTGCCGGAATATCAAGTGATCTGATGAAGCGTGCTCTCGAGCAGGCCAAAAAGGGCAGAATGCATATCCTCGGTATCATGAATGCGACCCTCAAAGAACCGGTAAGTGATGTCTCCGACTTTGCCCCGAAGATTCTTTCCTTGAAGGTCGATGTCGACAAGATTGGTGCCATTATCGGCCCCGGAGGAAAAACCATAAAAGCCATTGCCGAACAGAGCGGTTCCGAGGTCAATATCGATGATAACGGTACCGTTACAATCTTCGGAAAAACAAAAGAAAAAGCCGAGAAGGCCAGAGAATTTATCAAGGCAATTGTGGAAGAACCCGAAGTAGGAAAGATCTATGAGGGAACGGTCAAGCGTATCATGGATTTTGGTGCTTTCGTTGAAATTCTTCCCGGTAAAGAGGGCTTATGCCACATCTCGAAGCTCTCCAGAAAACGGGTGAATTCGGTAAGCGATGTTTTGGCCGTTGATCAGAAGATTCCGGTGAAGTTGATTGAGATCGATCGACAGGGTCGGCTCAATCTCAGCTACATCGATGCTTTGGAAGCCGAAGAGGCGAAATGA
- the dut gene encoding dUTP diphosphatase translates to MTKIIVHGTFDAQLMPQYASAHASGADLHADIAEPVILPPGERAMIPTGVRVQIPEGFEAQVRPRSGLAARNGLTVLNTPGTIDCDYRGEIKIILINLGHESFSVEPGMRIAQLVFAPVVQAEFIQIEELEQSDRGHGGFGSTGI, encoded by the coding sequence ATGACGAAGATTATTGTTCACGGAACATTTGATGCACAGCTGATGCCTCAGTATGCTTCGGCCCATGCTTCCGGAGCCGATCTTCATGCCGATATCGCCGAGCCCGTAATCCTGCCGCCGGGGGAGCGCGCAATGATTCCCACCGGTGTCCGGGTTCAGATTCCCGAGGGTTTTGAAGCCCAGGTGCGTCCCCGGTCGGGACTTGCTGCCCGTAACGGACTGACGGTGCTTAACACCCCCGGAACCATTGATTGCGATTACCGGGGAGAGATTAAAATCATCCTCATCAACCTAGGGCATGAATCCTTCTCTGTTGAACCGGGGATGAGGATTGCACAACTGGTGTTTGCTCCCGTTGTACAGGCTGAGTTCATACAAATAGAAGAGTTGGAACAGTCCGATCGTGGGCATGGGGGCTTCGGCTCAACAGGAATATGA
- a CDS encoding LptF/LptG family permease, with the protein MILRHTSLRFRIADAYILKEFFFSFCIAFIFFFFIFFVNQLLLLAEEVLSKRVGVTKVFLLILYSLPAILAFTFPFSALLGTVMAIGRFSSDNEITAFRALGVSHLRLFFPVMLLGLILSGISFFSNDVLLPRGTVQFGRLYRDILYSNPALELEPYAVRRYKDTVLVTGAISDREISDLVILDHDEDQNERMLSAKRAYLEQDEKENGVISLRLEEVLGHTAKKGEGDFDYFTADTMEYNILLSSFTYSINNLTPREMSTAALYGEIQTMEAKKKEEQNIKRFDRTLQLYRIEFYKKLAIPLGCFTFMFFAFPAGLLPKRSGRWVGFVLGLFAAAFYWMLLIVGQTIGVRFQVSAALAMWFPNIFIAFIGLLIYLSRSHR; encoded by the coding sequence ATGATCCTCCGGCATACATCCTTACGGTTTCGGATTGCCGATGCATACATACTGAAAGAGTTCTTTTTCTCTTTCTGTATTGCCTTCATTTTTTTCTTTTTTATCTTTTTCGTGAATCAGTTGCTTCTACTTGCAGAGGAAGTTCTATCGAAGAGAGTAGGAGTAACGAAAGTCTTTCTTTTAATCCTCTATTCGCTTCCTGCCATTCTTGCCTTTACCTTTCCCTTTTCCGCTCTGCTCGGCACCGTCATGGCTATAGGACGATTTTCCTCCGATAATGAGATTACCGCTTTTCGGGCCCTTGGCGTTTCCCATCTCAGACTTTTTTTCCCCGTCATGTTGCTCGGCCTTATATTATCCGGAATTTCTTTTTTTTCAAATGATGTTCTTCTTCCGAGGGGGACGGTCCAGTTCGGAAGACTATACCGCGATATTCTCTATTCGAATCCGGCCCTGGAATTGGAGCCTTATGCTGTCAGGCGCTATAAAGATACCGTTCTGGTAACCGGTGCAATCTCAGATAGGGAAATTTCCGATCTTGTGATCCTTGACCATGACGAAGATCAGAACGAAAGAATGCTTTCGGCAAAAAGAGCATATCTCGAGCAGGATGAAAAGGAAAACGGCGTTATCAGCCTCAGACTTGAAGAGGTATTGGGTCATACGGCAAAGAAAGGGGAGGGGGATTTCGACTATTTTACCGCCGATACGATGGAATATAATATTCTCCTATCCTCCTTTACCTATTCCATTAACAACCTGACCCCCAGAGAAATGAGTACGGCTGCTCTGTATGGGGAAATTCAGACGATGGAAGCGAAGAAAAAGGAAGAGCAGAACATAAAACGCTTTGACCGCACTCTGCAGCTGTATAGAATCGAATTCTATAAAAAGCTTGCAATTCCCCTCGGCTGTTTTACCTTTATGTTTTTTGCTTTTCCAGCAGGCCTCTTACCAAAGAGAAGTGGAAGATGGGTCGGCTTTGTGCTGGGCTTATTTGCCGCGGCTTTTTACTGGATGCTTCTGATTGTCGGTCAGACAATCGGTGTCCGCTTTCAAGTATCAGCGGCCCTGGCCATGTGGTTTCCAAATATCTTCATAGCCTTTATCGGATTGTTGATATACCTTTCAAGGAGCCATCGATGA
- a CDS encoding LptF/LptG family permease, with translation MKKLDLMVLRAFFHMLLLSLILFSFVVVLVELFSNLWRYLQNDAVLAEILFTSLLYYPKALTLALPPSILFAIAFTLGSYQANNELLALFSSGISLLRFAVPIIALSALLSVGSYFFQEHLVIPKSAQKQILTDRLSGRSSVGNNNNVVILSGEGRFLYKIDYYNAKNESLTGVSVLIRDSQGNFKKRIESEWAQYDESGLWVFHRVRLFEVLSDKRVTEQFFLTYRNPELSESPSSFRKQIGSVNELQRKEAKVWIERLRKSGSERYHKELTAYYERFSFSLTPLIVTLLSISLSGYFKKNILLMSLLSSVIVSVLYYVSEMVLVLFAQLGIIRPITGAWTSALLFLCISLFLLKKAKS, from the coding sequence ATGAAAAAGCTTGATCTGATGGTTCTACGGGCATTTTTCCATATGTTACTTCTTTCGCTCATCCTCTTTTCCTTTGTTGTTGTTCTGGTGGAACTCTTCTCAAATCTCTGGCGCTACCTGCAGAACGATGCAGTGCTTGCTGAGATACTTTTCACGTCACTTCTCTATTATCCCAAGGCGCTTACCCTTGCCCTACCGCCCTCGATACTCTTTGCAATCGCCTTCACCCTCGGATCATATCAGGCGAATAACGAGTTGCTGGCACTATTTTCATCCGGAATATCACTCCTCCGCTTTGCGGTGCCGATTATCGCCTTGTCTGCTCTTTTATCTGTTGGTAGTTACTTTTTTCAGGAACACCTTGTTATCCCGAAAAGCGCTCAGAAGCAAATACTGACCGACCGCCTTTCCGGACGTTCGTCCGTGGGCAATAACAATAATGTCGTCATTCTTTCCGGTGAGGGAAGATTTCTTTACAAGATAGATTACTATAATGCTAAAAATGAGTCCCTAACCGGAGTCAGCGTACTCATACGCGATTCACAAGGTAACTTCAAGAAGCGAATAGAAAGTGAATGGGCTCAGTATGATGAATCGGGGTTGTGGGTGTTTCATCGGGTAAGACTTTTTGAAGTTTTATCTGATAAGAGAGTTACGGAGCAATTTTTTCTCACCTATCGAAATCCCGAACTTTCGGAATCTCCCTCGAGTTTCCGGAAACAGATTGGATCGGTTAATGAGCTGCAAAGGAAAGAGGCCAAAGTATGGATCGAACGGCTTCGTAAGAGCGGTAGTGAACGCTATCACAAGGAGTTGACGGCATACTACGAACGTTTTTCGTTTTCCCTTACGCCGTTAATTGTTACCCTTCTCTCCATCTCGTTAAGTGGATATTTCAAAAAAAATATTTTGCTTATGAGCCTGCTTTCCAGCGTCATCGTTTCCGTGTTATATTATGTTAGCGAAATGGTCCTGGTACTTTTTGCCCAGTTGGGAATCATCAGACCGATTACCGGGGCATGGACCAGCGCTCTTCTTTTTCTCTGTATCTCACTTTTTCTCCTGAAAAAGGCAAAATCTTAA
- the tgt gene encoding tRNA guanosine(34) transglycosylase Tgt — MLTIDHNDTLTAARTGTLALPHGTIEVPAFMPVGTNGTVKAISHAAVDNMGYRLILGNTYHLYLRPGKEVFETYGGLHAFSSWPHNILTDSGGFQVFSLAPFRKIRDEGVRFRSHIDGSYHHLTPESVVEFQRTLGSDIMMCLDECTPPEISYKKAIEACRRTTAWAKRSKARWDIEREAGFEGKLFGIIQGNFFKDLRKISSEEIIELDFPGIAIGGLSVGEPKETFEEYLAYTSQFLPPEKPRYLMGIGTPDYIFAAVENGIDLFDCVFATRTARNGTVFTKDGMINLKKAGHALDKGPIEEGCTCQACTRYSRGYMRHLFKAGELFGPMLATEHNLQFLYDLMVEIRHSIREDRFSSFKKDFLDRYLKKGN; from the coding sequence ATGCTCACAATAGACCATAACGATACGCTTACGGCTGCGCGGACGGGAACACTTGCCTTGCCGCACGGAACAATTGAGGTTCCTGCCTTTATGCCCGTCGGAACAAACGGAACGGTAAAAGCGATTAGCCATGCAGCCGTCGACAATATGGGCTACCGCCTGATCCTCGGAAATACCTACCATCTCTATCTCAGACCAGGGAAGGAGGTATTTGAGACATATGGAGGTCTTCACGCCTTCTCCTCCTGGCCCCACAATATCCTCACCGACAGTGGAGGTTTTCAGGTTTTTAGTCTTGCACCCTTTCGAAAAATACGTGATGAGGGAGTTCGTTTTCGAAGTCACATAGACGGATCCTACCACCACCTTACGCCCGAAAGTGTGGTTGAATTTCAAAGGACCCTTGGTAGCGATATCATGATGTGCCTTGACGAATGTACACCACCTGAAATCAGCTACAAAAAGGCCATTGAAGCATGCCGCCGAACAACAGCTTGGGCGAAACGAAGCAAGGCGCGTTGGGATATAGAGCGGGAAGCGGGGTTTGAGGGAAAGCTGTTCGGCATCATTCAAGGTAATTTTTTCAAAGACCTTCGGAAGATCAGCAGCGAAGAAATTATCGAACTTGATTTCCCCGGTATTGCCATTGGCGGTCTTTCAGTAGGAGAACCAAAAGAAACATTCGAAGAGTACCTTGCCTATACCTCACAATTCCTTCCACCGGAAAAACCACGGTATCTCATGGGAATCGGAACCCCCGACTACATTTTTGCCGCAGTGGAAAACGGTATCGACCTTTTCGATTGTGTGTTTGCAACACGTACGGCAAGAAATGGGACAGTGTTTACGAAAGACGGTATGATAAACCTGAAAAAAGCCGGGCATGCATTGGATAAAGGTCCCATCGAGGAGGGGTGTACCTGCCAGGCATGCACCAGGTACTCGCGTGGCTATATGCGCCATCTGTTTAAAGCCGGAGAGCTCTTCGGCCCCATGCTGGCGACCGAACACAACCTCCAGTTCCTCTATGACCTTATGGTCGAGATCAGACACTCAATTCGTGAAGATCGATTTTCCTCTTTCAAGAAGGACTTTCTCGACCGATATTTGAAAAAAGGAAACTAA
- the murJ gene encoding murein biosynthesis integral membrane protein MurJ, which produces MKQPETATGRRDSTFFTMIVMLCTFVSRILGFVRTAVITAIFGAGGKADVINATFAVPNNLRKLLAEGALSSAFIPVLSETIVNEDAKRSRSSLLVRTLITFQLLILIPFTILAIIFAEPLVRHVVTQFKDPAQIALSIDLFRYFIVYLLLISVSSVLMGLLNSHDRFFIPAFTPIFFSISVISSILIFHRSLGVFSMAVGVLAGGVGQILFQIPQAMRLGYRFSPSFHFRSDDFVKILHRWLPVLATSSIFTINQQIAYIFASGLTTGSVSALSYAMVFWQLPFGIFSASVTTVLFPKMSRQAGNNDLSGLRDTLQYGIRFLFVLLIPSALFLSFFGKETISMALQRGKFYADDTFLTASVLTGYCWGLFSVGAFNFLQRFFYSIRNYRLPFIVACVVATVDIILSLILKETVLGVTGLAVANSISFTVGFLILIFFAAKKLRGFDSKMVFSTIKKVFLSMIPFLLFAYAANTYLGGWWATGSNIKGVVCLGVEFCISSILILMMYKLMQVEMVDRIFALLRIRKKR; this is translated from the coding sequence ATGAAGCAGCCGGAAACAGCAACTGGCAGACGCGATAGCACCTTCTTTACAATGATTGTCATGTTGTGCACTTTTGTATCCAGAATTCTCGGTTTTGTTCGTACTGCCGTCATTACGGCAATTTTCGGTGCAGGCGGCAAGGCTGATGTCATAAACGCAACCTTTGCAGTGCCCAATAACCTGAGGAAGCTTTTGGCCGAGGGGGCCCTCAGCAGTGCCTTTATTCCGGTCCTGAGTGAAACAATCGTCAACGAAGATGCAAAAAGAAGTCGGTCCTCGCTTCTTGTACGAACGCTTATCACGTTTCAGTTGCTTATTCTGATCCCCTTTACCATTCTTGCCATCATTTTTGCCGAGCCATTGGTACGTCACGTGGTGACCCAGTTCAAAGATCCCGCCCAAATCGCGCTTTCTATCGACCTTTTTCGCTATTTCATCGTTTATCTCCTCCTTATCAGCGTAAGCAGTGTGTTAATGGGGCTCTTGAACAGCCACGACCGATTCTTCATTCCGGCATTCACCCCTATCTTTTTTTCCATCTCGGTCATCAGCTCTATTTTGATATTTCATCGGAGCCTGGGGGTGTTCTCTATGGCCGTCGGGGTTTTGGCTGGAGGGGTGGGGCAAATCCTCTTTCAGATCCCTCAGGCCATGCGCTTGGGATATCGGTTTTCACCCTCTTTTCACTTTAGAAGCGATGACTTCGTAAAGATTCTGCATCGCTGGTTGCCGGTACTTGCCACCTCATCAATCTTTACCATCAACCAGCAGATTGCCTATATTTTTGCCTCTGGCTTAACGACTGGAAGCGTTTCCGCACTCTCATACGCCATGGTGTTTTGGCAGCTTCCCTTTGGGATCTTCTCTGCATCGGTGACCACGGTCTTGTTCCCGAAGATGAGCAGACAGGCAGGTAATAACGATCTCTCCGGCCTTCGGGATACCCTTCAATACGGTATCCGCTTTCTTTTTGTATTACTTATTCCCTCGGCCCTGTTCCTCTCTTTTTTCGGCAAGGAGACAATCAGCATGGCCTTGCAACGCGGAAAATTCTATGCCGACGATACCTTTCTGACAGCTTCGGTCTTGACAGGATACTGTTGGGGACTTTTTAGCGTCGGTGCTTTCAATTTCCTTCAGCGTTTTTTCTATTCCATCCGTAATTACCGTCTTCCATTTATCGTAGCCTGTGTGGTCGCCACGGTGGATATCATTCTTTCGCTTATTCTGAAAGAAACTGTTCTCGGCGTTACCGGCCTTGCCGTTGCCAATTCCATATCCTTTACCGTTGGATTTCTCATTCTGATATTCTTTGCCGCCAAAAAATTGAGAGGCTTCGATTCAAAAATGGTTTTCTCCACCATTAAGAAGGTTTTTCTTTCCATGATCCCCTTTCTTCTCTTTGCATATGCCGCCAACACCTATTTGGGAGGGTGGTGGGCCACAGGCTCGAATATAAAGGGGGTCGTCTGTCTCGGTGTGGAATTTTGCATCTCATCGATTCTCATTCTGATGATGTATAAGCTTATGCAGGTCGAAATGGTCGATCGCATTTTTGCACTTTTGCGGATAAGGAAAAAGCGATGA